From a region of the Salmo trutta chromosome 10, fSalTru1.1, whole genome shotgun sequence genome:
- the LOC115200913 gene encoding intraflagellar transport protein 140 homolog isoform X1, with translation MEIEGIVTQIQWVSNLSLLAANSVITVLILCEHVMSAHLGQQVAAVQQTPSQLSLTMFSANSHLTLCSDIHIKGVCITKITNPKMCLVTLGNQPINMSRHQGNQPGRLSRNLFLLNI, from the exons ATGGAGATCGAGGGCATTGTCACCCAGATCCAG TGGGTCTCCAACCTGAGCCTGCTGGCAGCCAACAGTGTGATCACAGTGTTGATCCTCTGTGAGCACGTCATGTCGGCCCACCTCGGCCAGCAGGTGGCAGCTGTGCAGCAGACCCCCTCTCAGCTCAGCCTCACCATGTTCAGCGCCAACTCCCATCTCACCCTGTGCTCAGACATTCACATCAAGGGTGTCTGCATAACCAAGATAACCAACCCCAAAATGTGTCTCGTTACACTAGGTAACCAGCCCATAAATATGTCCCGTCACCAAGGTAACCAGCCAGGGAGGCTATCGAGGAATCTGTTTCTGCTCAATATATGA